Genomic segment of Deltaproteobacteria bacterium:
GCCGGGAATCCCACCAGGCCTCCCATCAAGCTCTCTTCGGCATCGTCCAGGGGGGCATGTATTCTGATCTCAGGCAGAAGGGTGTTGAGGTGCTGGTAGAAATCGGCTTCGATGGATATGCGCTGGGAGGCCTGAGCGTCGGGGAGAACCAAGAAATCATGGTCCGGGTTATCGCTGAGACCGCTCCTCTTCTTCCGGAAAATCTGCCGCGATATGTAATGGGCCTGGGCATGCCCGGAGACATGATCGAGGCGGTCCGGGAAGGCGTGGATATGTTCGACTGCGTGTTACCCACGAGGAACGCCCGTAACGGTATGCTTTTCACCCGTTCGGG
This window contains:
- a CDS encoding tRNA guanosine(34) transglycosylase Tgt is translated as RESHQASHQALFGIVQGGMYSDLRQKGVEVLVEIGFDGYALGGLSVGENQEIMVRVIAETAPLLPENLPRYVMGLGMPGDMIEAVREGVDMFDCVLPTRNARNGMLFTRSGKMAIKNAKYAEDPSPIEPGCPCYTCRNYSRAYLRHLYFAEEILAFRLNTIHNLHFYLTFMREMRQAIAEDRLDGFIQDFNSMGEPSVEPEGNSSLLSLPTGKRISLSARI